The Halomicronema hongdechloris C2206 genome includes a window with the following:
- a CDS encoding DUF7219 family protein → MMHPDEMRPPGKQEFLYPRSKYYGKFSPENLAFNANLQEFSQRISYLCSLEVGGKLTPYEAYEGIKEAWETLNRSRAGLHIGDP, encoded by the coding sequence CCGGGCAAGCAAGAATTTTTGTATCCTCGCAGTAAATACTATGGGAAATTTAGCCCCGAGAATCTGGCATTCAATGCCAACCTGCAAGAATTTTCTCAACGAATCAGTTATCTCTGTTCCTTGGAAGTTGGTGGAAAACTAACTCCCTATGAGGCTTATGAAGGGATTAAAGAGGCATGGGAAACCCTCAATCGTAGTAGAGCGGGCCTGCATATTGGTGACCCCTAG